Proteins encoded by one window of Elaeis guineensis isolate ETL-2024a chromosome 12, EG11, whole genome shotgun sequence:
- the LOC105055010 gene encoding glycine cleavage system H protein 3, mitochondrial gives MALKLWASSTANALKISCSGAKTSLFLPFSISRCFSSVLDGLKYSSSHEWVKHEGSVATVGITDHAQGHLGEVVFVELPESGGSVSKGGSFGAVESVKATSDVNSPVSGEVVEVNTKLTETPGLINSSPYEDGWMIKVRPSSPSELDSLMGPKEYTKFCEEEDAHH, from the exons ATGGCTCTAAAGCTGTGGGCTTCTTCAACAGCCAACGCCCTCAAAATCTCCTGCAGCGGCGCCAAAACTAGCCTTTTCCTCCCATTCTCCATCTCCAGATGCTTCTCTTCTG TTTTGGATGGACTGAAGTACAGTTCTTCCCATGAGTGGGTCAAGCATGAGGGCTCGGTGGCTACCGTCGGCATCACCGACCATGCCCAG GGCCATTTGGGAGAGGTGGTGTTTGTGGAATTGCCAGAATCCGGGGGCTCAGTTTCCAAAGGAGGCAGCTTTGGAGCAGTGGAGAGTGTGAAAGCAACCAGTGATGTTAACTCCCCTGTATCTGGTGAAGTTGTTGAAGTCAATACCAAGCTAACTGAAACACCTGGTCTG ATCAACTCGAGCCCTTATGAAGATGGATGGATGATCAAGGTTCGACCCAGCAGCCCATCAGAACTGGACTCACTGATGGGACcaaaagaatatacaaaattttgCGAGGAAGAGGATGCTCACCATTAG
- the LOC105055009 gene encoding ent-kaurenoic acid oxidase, with protein MEWWEFLVTVAAAVAGILAVSGGARRVQEWVYEWGLGEKRKKLPPGDFGWPLLGNMVAFLRAFKSNDPDSFINSYIQRFKRVGIYKACMFGTPTIMVTTPENCKQVLMDDEHFVPGWPKATCELVGKRSFLFIINEEHKRLRKLTSAPINGYEALTTYLGFIEETVVSTLEKWAGMGEIEFLTELRRMTFKIIMKIFLSSESDSVARSLEKVYTDLNYGMRAMAINFPGFAFHRALKARKKLVAVLQAVLDERAARAKNPHPANKDMMDRLMEAEDEKGSRLSNEEIIDIMIMYLNAGHESSGHITMWVTVLLQEHPEIFQKAKAEQEEIRRSLPPMQKRLTLKEFRKMEYLSKVIDETLRMVNISFVAFRQATDDVYVNGYLIPKGWKVQTWYRTVHMDPEVYPDPKNFNPSRWDGITPKPGTFLPFGGGSRLCPGNELAKLEISVFLHHFLLGYQLKRRNPKCPIRYLPHPRPMDNCLAKITKISAT; from the exons atggAGTGGTGGGAGTTTCTGGTGACGGTAGCGGCGGCGGTGGCGGGGATTTTGGCGGTGAGCGGCGGGGCAAGGAGGGTGCAGGAGTGGGTGTACGAATGGGGGCTcggagagaagaggaagaagttgCCGCCGGGGGACTTCGGGTGGCCGCTTCTCGGCAACATGGTTGCTTTCCTCCGCGCCTTCAAATCCAACGATCCCGATTCCTTCATCAACTCCTACATCCAACG GTTTAAACGTGTTGGGATATACAAGGCCTGCATGTTTGGGACCCCAACAATCATGGTCACAACGCCTGAAAACTGCAAGCAAGTTTTAATGGATGATGAGCACTTTGTGCCTGGTTGGCCTAAAGCCACTTGTGAGCTCGTTGGGAAGAGATCATTTCTATTCATTATCAATGAAGAACACAAGCGGCTAAGGAAACTGACATCAGCTCCAATTAATGGTTATGAAGCACTTACTACATATTTAGGGTTCATTGAGGAAACTGTTGTATCAACTCTAGAGAAGTGGGCAGGGATGGGAGAAATTGAGTTCCTTACAGAACTGCGGAGGATGACATTTAAAATAATCATGAAAATATTTCTAAGCTCAGAAAGTGACAGTGTAGCGCGGTCCTTGGAAAAAGTATACACTGATCTGAATTATGGAATGAGAGCAATGGCCATTAACTTTCCTGGATTTGCTTTCCACAGAGCACTTAAG GCTCGGAAAAAGTTGGTGGCAGTTCTGCAAGCTGTCCTTGATGAAAGGGCAGCAAGGGCAAAAAATCCACATCCAGCAAATAAGGACATGATGGATCGTCTGATGGAAGCTGAAGATGAAAAAGGCAGTAGGTTAAGCAATGAGGAGATTATTGACATAATGATCATGTATCTCAATGCTGGTCATGAATCTTCTGGCCATATCACCATGTGGGTAACTGTGTTACTCCAAGAACATCCTGAAATTTTCCAGAAAGCTAAG GCAGAACAAGAGGAGATCAGAAGAAGCCTACCACCCATGCAGAAGAGACTTACACTAAAGGAGTTCAGAAAAATGGAGTATCTTTCAAAG GTTATTGATGAGACCCTACGTATGGTTAACATCTCATTTGTTGCTTTCCGACAAGCAACCGATGATGTCTATGTCAATG GTTATCTTATTCCTAAGGGTTGGAAAGTTCAGACTTGGTACAGAACTGTTCACATGGATCCTGAAGTTTACCCTGACCCTAAGAATTTCAATCCAAGCAGATGGGAT GGTATTACACCCAAGCCAGGAACTTTCCTTCCCTTTGGAGGAGGAAGCAGGTTGTGCCCCGGAAATGAGCTGGCCAAATTAGAGATCTCTGTTTTCCTGCACCATTTTCTCCTTGGTTATCA GCTCAAAAGACGGAACCCAAAATGTCCAATAAGATACTTACCTCATCCACGGCCAATGGACAATTGTCTGGCAAAAATCACAAAGATCTCAGCAACATGA